One genomic window of Solanum stenotomum isolate F172 chromosome 9, ASM1918654v1, whole genome shotgun sequence includes the following:
- the LOC125877154 gene encoding uncharacterized protein LOC125877154 → MGLFRKLSGFLGFSREEGHEVRGVEDDTNGNIAPSSVNVAAAAAAAQAQNVPLRGFSVPIQVPVERAQLGPILVHCSSRDGGVQGLRWYAKRLRIDEDGDVADEFLEEVLEDTRSSTEEHHRQYPRFELKYTTKPAKITSQALSAAGKIQHRVEHQGKLEWI, encoded by the exons ATGGGTTTATTTAGGAAACTATCTGGATTTCTAGGGTTTTCAAGAGAAGAAGGTCACGAAGTGAGAGGGGTAGAAGATGACACCAATGGTAATATAGCACCGTCTTCAGTGAATGTAGCTGCAGCAGCTGCGGCAGCTCAAGCTCAAAATGTTCCACTCAGAGGTTTCAGTGTCCCGATTCAAGTCCCCGTCGAGAGGGCACAACTCGGTCCTATCCTTGTTCATTGTAGTTCACGCGATGGTGGCGTTCAG GGATTGAGATGGTACGCCAAGCGTCTTAGGATTGATGAAGATGGAGATGTTGCAGATGAATTTCTCGAGGAAGTCCTTGAGGACACACGTTCAAGCACAGAAGAGCACCACAGGCAATATCCCAGGTTTGAACTGAAGTACACCACAAAACCTGCTAAGATAACTAGCCAGGCACTGTCAGCTGCTGGCAAAATTCAACATCGAGTGGAACATCAAGGCAAATTGGAATGGATTTGA